In Prunus dulcis chromosome 1, ALMONDv2, whole genome shotgun sequence, the following are encoded in one genomic region:
- the LOC117636782 gene encoding sugar transport protein MST4-like: MAGGGFGAASGGGDFEAKITPLVIMSCIMAASGGLMFGYDVGISGGVTSMPSFLKQFFPVVYKKTQETGLDSNYCKYDNQGLQLFTSSLYLAALISTFFASYTTRSLGRKLTMFIAGVFFVVGTVFNAAAVNLAMLIIGRILLGCGVGFANQAVPLFLSEIAPTRIRGALNILFQLNITIGILFANLINYGTAKIEGGYGWRVSLGLAGIPAGMLTIGSLIVVDTPNSLIERGKLEEGKAVLKRIRGVDNVDPEFLEIVEASRVAKEVKHPFRNLLKRRNRPQLVIAIWMQIFQQFTGINAVMFYAPVLFQTLGFKSDASLYSAVITGAVNVLSTVVSIYFVDRAGRRVLLLEAGVQMFLSQLVVAIIMGLKVKDHSNNLGHGLAIIVVLMVCSFVSSFAWSWGPLGWLIPSETFPLEARSAGQSVAVCTNMLFTFIIAQAFLSMLCNMKFGIFLFFTFWVFVMTIFVVVLIPETKGVPIEEMTERVWKQHWFWKRFMDDVEDDPKGKLHA, encoded by the exons ATGGCAGGAGGTGGCTTTGGGGCCGCATCGGGAGGCGGAGACTTTGAAGCAAAGATCACGCCTCTAGTGATCATGTCTTGCATAATGGCCGCTAGCGGAGGCCTCATGTTCGGTTATGATGTTGGTATTTCAG GGGGTGTTACATCCATGCCTTCTTTCCTGAAACAATTCTTCCCGGTTGTTTATAAGAAGACTCAAGAGACTGGACTTGATAGCAACTACTGCAAATACGACAATCAAGGCTTGCAGTTGTTCACATCTTCCTTGTACCTCGCTGCTTTAATTTCAACCTTCTTTGCGTCGTACACAACCCGATCCCTGGGGCGAAAGCTCACCATGTTCATTGCTGGGGTTTTCTTTGTAGTCGGAACAGTTTTTAATGCTGCAGCTGTTAACCTTGCCATGCTTATCATTGGGAGGATCTTGCTTGGTTGTGGAGTTGGTTTTGCTAACCAG GCAGTGCCGCTTTTTCTTTCGGAGATTGCACCCACAAGAATTCGCGGGGCACTTAACATACTCTTCCAGCTAAATATCACCATTGGCATTCTTTTCGCAAATCTTATTAATTATGGAACTGCCAA AATTGAAGGGGGATATGGATGGAGAGTGTCACTAGGTTTGGCTGGCATTCCAGCAGGTATGCTGACTATTGGGTCTCTCATTGTGGTAGACACACCTAACAGTTTGATCGAACGAGGTAAGTTGGAGGAAGGAAAAGCAGTTCTTAAAAGGATTAGGGGTGTTGACAATGTGGATCCAGAATTCTTAGAGATTGTGGAGGCAAGTCGTGTGGCAAAAGAAGTGAAGCATCCTTTCAGAAACCTCCTTAAGCGTAGGAACAGGCCTCAATTGGTCATTGCAATTTGGATGCAG ATTTTCCAGCAATTCACTGGCATTAACGCAGTCATGTTCTACGCTCCAGTTTTGTTCCAGACCTTGGGATTTAAGAGTGATGCTTCCCTCTACTCAGCTGTTATCACAGGAGCTGTCAATGTCCTCTCAACCGTTGTATCAATATACTTTGTTGACAGAGCTGGTCGGCGCGTGCTATTGTTAGAAGCCGGTGTCCAAATGTTCCTTTCTCAATTGGTGGTTGCAATAATAATGGGACTCAAAGTGAAGGATCACTCTAACAACCTTGGCCATGGCTTGGCAATTATTGTGGTGCTTATGGTTTGCAGTTTTGTTTCATCCTTCGCGTGGTCTTGGGGACCTCTCGGGTGGTTGATCCCTAGCGAAACATTCCCATTAGAGGCCCGCTCAGCAGGCCAGAGTGTGGCTGTCTGTACCAACATGCTCTTCACCTTTATCATAGCACAGGCCTTCCTCTCAATGCTTTGCAACATGAAGTTTGgcattttcctcttcttcacaTTTTGGGTCTTTGTCATGACAATTTTCGTTGTGGTCTTAATTCCTGAGACCAAGGGTGTCCCTATTGAAGAGATGACAGAAAGAGTTTGGAAGCAACACTGGTTCTGGAAGCGATTCATGGATGACGTAGAAGATGATCCTAAGGGCAAGTTGCATGCTTGA
- the LOC117635640 gene encoding sugar transport protein MST4-like: protein MAGGGFGTGTGGGDFEAKITPLVIISCILASSGGLMFGYDVGISGGVTSMPEFLREFFPTVYKKNSQPGLESNYCKYDNQGLQLFTSSLYLAALVATFVASYTTKSLGRKLTMLMAGIFFLVGTVFNAAAVNLAMLIIGRILLGCGVGFANQAVPLFLSEVAPTRIRGSLNILFQLMCTIGILVANMINYGTSKMSGPNGWRISLGLAAIPALLLTMGSLIVTDTPNSLIARGKMEEGKAILKKIRGVDNVEPEFLEIVEASRAANEVKHPFRNLLKRRNRPQLVIAICMQIFQQLTGINAIMFYAPVLFKTLGFKSDASLYSSAITGAVNVLSTVVSIYFVDRAGRRVLLLEAGVQMFLSQIVITVVLGIKLKDDVNNLGHGLGILVLVFVCSFVASFAWSWGPLGWLIPSEIFALDARSAGQSVAVFFNMLFTFIIAQAFLSMLCHMMFAIFLFFAIWVFAMTLFTLFLIPETKGVPIEEMTERVWKKHWFWKRYMDEVEDNPKAQANA, encoded by the exons ATGGCGGGTGGTGGATTTGGGACCGGGACGGGAGGAGGAGACTTTGAGGCAAAGATCACACCTCTTGTGATCATTTCTTGCATATTGGCCTCCAGCGGAGGCCTCATGTTTGGTTATGACGTTGGTATTTCCG GGGGTGTTACATCCATGCCGGAGTTCCTGAGGGAATTCTTCCCAACAGTGTATAAGAAGAACAGCCAGCCCGGACTTGAAAGCAATTACTGTAAATACGATAATCAGGGCTTGCAGCTGTTCACGTCTTCATTGTACCTCGCTGCTTTGGTAGCTACCTTCGTTGCGTCCTACACAACCAAATCGCTAGGCCGAAAGCTAACCATGTTGATGGCGGGGATTTTCTTCCTCGTCGGAACAGTTTTCAATGCTGCAGCTGTTAACCTTGCCATGCTTATCATTGGCAGGATCTTACTTGGTTGTGGAGTTGGTTTTGCAAACCAG GCGGTGCCACTTTTCCTTTCGGAGGTTGCACCCACAAGAATTCGTGGGTCACTAAATATACTCTTCCAGCTGATGTGCACCATTGGCATTCTTGTAGCAAACATGATCAACTATGGAACTTCCAA AATGTCAGGGCCAAATGGATGGAGGATATCACTGGGTTTAGCTGCCATTCCAGCACTCTTGTTAACCATGGGGTCTCTCATTGTAACAGACACTCCTAACAGTTTGATTGCTCGCGGTAAGATGGAGGAAGGGAAAGCGATTCTTAAAAAGATTCGCGGTGTTGACAACGTCGAACCAGAGTTCTTAGAAATTGTTGAGGCCAGTCGTGCCGCTAATGAAGTGAAGCATCCCTTCAGAAATCTCCTTAAGCGCAGAAACAGGCCTCAACTGGTCATTGCAATCTGCATGCAG ATTTTCCAGCAATTGACTGGCATTAACGCAATTATGTTCTACGCTCCCGTTTTGTTCAAGACCTTGGGATTTAAGAGTGACGCTTCCCTTTACTCATCCGCCATAACAGGAGCTGTCAATGTCCTCTCAACTGTTGTATCAATCTACTTTGTGGACAGAGCTGGTCGCCGCGTGCTCCTGCTAGAAGCGGGTGTTCAAATGTTCCTTTCTCAAATTGTGATTACAGTAGTGCTCGGAATCAAACTGAAGGACGACGTGAACAACCTCGGCCATGGCTTGGGAATTCTTGTGCTGGTTTTCGTGTGCAGTTTCGTTGCATCCTTTGCATGGTCTTGGGGACCTCTTGGGTGGTTGATTCCAAGTGAGATTTTCGCACTAGATGCTCGCTCAGCCGGCCAAAGTGTGGCTGTCTTTTTCAACATGCTCTTCACCTTTATTATAGCCCAGGCCTTCCTCTCAATGCTTTGCCACATGATGTTTGccattttcttgttcttcgCAATTTGGGTCTTCGCCATGACTCTCTTTACTCTCTTCTTAATTCCCGAGACGAAAGGTGTCCCTATTGAAGAGATGACTGAGAGAGTATGGAAGAAGCACTGGTTCTGGAAGCGATATATGGATGAAGTCGAAGATAATCCCAAGGCCCAGGCAAATGCTTAA